The Nitrospira sp. sequence TTCGTGCCGCGCCCCATCAGACCGTCGAGGAACTGGAAAGACGACAACTTCCTTGGCAAGGATCCAGCCAGCACGAAGGTCAGGCACCGGTCCGTGGATGTGGGCGCGCATCAACTGTTTGCGCAGAAGCTTCGTGCCATTCCGCCGGAAGAGAGATAACGCATGATACGACGAATGAGCAGGAGAGAGATCTCCCATCCTCGTCGTACACACCGATGAAGACCGCCTTTATCATCTTTGACCGTATGACGATGCTGGATTTCAATCGATACCAAATATGCGCGTGTCCTCTTCTTACCGAGCTTTCTGCGGAAATTCTGGAGCAGGTGGGTGTGCAGGAGTGGGAGGTGCAGGAGCAGGCTGAAATGTCTGGTTGTTCAATTGAAGGGGAGGGCCGAGGTTCATCGATGGACTTGGCGGTGGCTGTATGATGGTACGACGGCTGCCGCCAGGCGGATCAATCGTCGTCTCTACATTCCCATGGGAATCCTTGTATACTTGGACGCCGCCTTCGGATCCGAGCACTTGGTTC is a genomic window containing:
- a CDS encoding DUF1272 domain-containing protein codes for the protein MLELRPVCEQCCKALPPNSTEARICSYECTYCSDCVEHVLTNVCPNCGGGFVPRPIRPSRNWKDDNFLGKDPASTKVRHRSVDVGAHQLFAQKLRAIPPEER